The following are encoded in a window of Peromyscus maniculatus bairdii isolate BWxNUB_F1_BW_parent chromosome X, HU_Pman_BW_mat_3.1, whole genome shotgun sequence genomic DNA:
- the LOC102909205 gene encoding E3 ubiquitin-protein ligase RING2-like isoform X2 gives MEGPEENNAKSLVQPNLRREEPQAVSEATMSQAVQTNEAQLVGETSKQALQELQGRSQKETTNDLEIVASNVDECNNFRCPICLDTLKNTRITKSCFHRFCKDCIITALRRGNKECPVCRRKLISKRSLDSDPEFDALIMKMHSSCNEKDASQEKTLSRKKKYKTQQALSVNIEKGKEMDTINSVQPGEEKQSETSTGWKGELKKPRI, from the coding sequence ATGGAGGGACCAGAGGAGAACAATGCCAAATCCCTAGTCCAGCCCAATCTGAGAAGAGAGGAGCCTCAGGCTGTGTCAGAAGCCACCATGTCACAGGCAGTTCAGACAAATGAAGCACAACTAGTAGGGGAAACATCAAAACAGGCTTTACAGGAATTACAAGGAAGATCTCAGAAGGAAACTACAAATGATTTGGAAATTGTGGCTTCAAATGTTGATGAGTGTAATAACTTTAGGTGTCCAATTTGCCTGGATACATTGAAAAACACCAGGATTACAAAATCCTGTTTCCATCGGTTTTGTAAAGATTGCATCATTACAGCCCTTAGACGTGGCAACAAAGAATGCCCTGTCTGCAggagaaaattaatttcaaaaaggTCATTAGATTCAGACCCTGAATTTGATGCACTCATCATGAAAATGCATTCAAGTTGTAATGAAAAGGATGCTTCTCAAGAGAAAACATTAAGCAGGAAGAAGAAGTATAAAACTCAACAAGCACTCAGTGTCAACATTGAAAAGGGAAAGGAGATGGACACCATCAACAGTGTCCAGCCAGGAGaggagaaacagagtgaaactaGTACTGGATGGAAAG
- the LOC102909205 gene encoding E3 ubiquitin-protein ligase RING2-like isoform X1 produces MEGPEENNAKSLVQPNLRREEPQAVSEATMSQAVQTNEAQLVGETSKQALQELQGRSQKETTNDLEIVASNVDECNNFRCPICLDTLKNTRITKSCFHRFCKDCIITALRRGNKECPVCRRKLISKRSLDSDPEFDALIMKMHSSCNEKDASQEKTLSRKKKYKTQQALSVNIEKGKEMDTINSVQPGEEKQSETSTGWKGNHDSSPCNNTSTHSSDEAGPSNKKAKTSGLEHDSTDAIVTYDVVTDGASELESSLHPTLTGKNDPAQTGLTKTSGELKKPRI; encoded by the coding sequence ATGGAGGGACCAGAGGAGAACAATGCCAAATCCCTAGTCCAGCCCAATCTGAGAAGAGAGGAGCCTCAGGCTGTGTCAGAAGCCACCATGTCACAGGCAGTTCAGACAAATGAAGCACAACTAGTAGGGGAAACATCAAAACAGGCTTTACAGGAATTACAAGGAAGATCTCAGAAGGAAACTACAAATGATTTGGAAATTGTGGCTTCAAATGTTGATGAGTGTAATAACTTTAGGTGTCCAATTTGCCTGGATACATTGAAAAACACCAGGATTACAAAATCCTGTTTCCATCGGTTTTGTAAAGATTGCATCATTACAGCCCTTAGACGTGGCAACAAAGAATGCCCTGTCTGCAggagaaaattaatttcaaaaaggTCATTAGATTCAGACCCTGAATTTGATGCACTCATCATGAAAATGCATTCAAGTTGTAATGAAAAGGATGCTTCTCAAGAGAAAACATTAAGCAGGAAGAAGAAGTATAAAACTCAACAAGCACTCAGTGTCAACATTGAAAAGGGAAAGGAGATGGACACCATCAACAGTGTCCAGCCAGGAGaggagaaacagagtgaaactaGTACTGGATGGAAAGGTAATCATGATAGTTCACCCTGCAATAATACATCTACACACAGCAGTGATGAAGCAGGTCCCAGTAACAAAAAGGCCAAAACATCTGGGCTTGAACATGATAGTACGGATGCTATAGTGACCTATGATGTAGTGACCGATGGGGCTAGTGAACTTGAATCCAGTCTTCATCCAACACTTACAGGAAAAAATGACCCTGCACAGACAGGATTAACAAAGACATCAG